A stretch of Lathyrus oleraceus cultivar Zhongwan6 chromosome 6, CAAS_Psat_ZW6_1.0, whole genome shotgun sequence DNA encodes these proteins:
- the LOC127096711 gene encoding uncharacterized protein LOC127096711 isoform X4 produces MEDHSAEPLVEPIDFVDVFTTDKKFSTRDSLLEWVRGEAMKLGFVIVTTRSDNGSDRRRQSIVLGCERGGVYKKSKKQLNHQDTKSKKCECPFRLRGYFLSSGVWKVNVVCGKHNHEMTENLQGHPIASRLNVEEKKLVYEMINNMVLPKDILMTLKKRRPDNVTTIKHIYNACRRYKKSKKEEADAVVKEEADVVVKEEHPEISIKEEMEAIQAWFDSADYDTKIYIKDRLRQIAFPETTSPYPSLENGNGNPPAFPETTSPCASLENGNGNLLAFPETTSPCPSLENGNGNPPAFPETTSPCPSLDPGNGNLPAFLEKPSLCPSLDLGNGNPPLAYDFETLLM; encoded by the exons ATGGAGGATCACTCTGCTGAACCACTTGTCGAGCCtattgattttgttgatgttTTTACTACTGATAAAAAATTCAGCACTCGAGATAGCTTGTTGGAATGGGTTCGAGGTGAAGCAATGAAGTTAGGGTTTGTTATTGTTACCACAAGGTCTGATAATGGGTCAGATAGAAGAAGACAGTCAATTGTACTTGGATGTGAAAGAGGTGGTGTttataaaaaatccaaaaagCAATTGAACCACCAAGACACAAAATCTAAAAAATGTGAGTGTCCATTTAGATTGCGGGGTTATTTTTTAAGCTCTGGTGTATGGAAGGTTAATGTAGTGTGTGGAAAACACAATCATGAGATGACCGAAAATTTACAAGGTCATCCTATTGCAAGTCGTCTAAATGTGGAAGAAAAGAAACTTGTTTATGAGATGATAAATAACATGGTCCTTCCAAAAGATATTCTTATGACTTTAAAAAAACGAAGGCCCGATAATGTGACTACTATCAAACATATTTATAATGCTTGTCGCAGATATAAAAAGTCTAAAAAAGAAGAAGCTGATGCCGTCGTCAAAGAAGAAGCTGATGTCGTCGTTAAAGAAGAGCATCCAGAAATATCTATTAAGGAAGAAATGGAAGCAATTCAG GCTTGGTTTGACAGTGCTGATTACGATACAAAGATATATATTAAAGATCGGCTGCGTCAAATAGCCTTTCCAGAGACGACTTCACCGTATCCATCTCTAGAGAATGGTAATGGAAAC CCACCAGCCTTTCCAGAGACGACTTCACCGTGTGCATCTCTAGAGAATGGTAATGGAAACCTACTAGCCTTTCCAGAGACGACTTCACCGTGTCCATCTCTAGAGAATGGTAATGGAAATCCACCAGCCTTTCCAGAAACGACTTCACCGTGTCCATCTCTAGACCCAGGTAATGGAAACCTACCAGCCTTTCTAGAAAAGCCGTCACTTTGTCCATCTCTAGACTTGGGTAATGGAAACCCTCCACTTGCTTATGATTTTGAAACTTTGTTAATGTGA
- the LOC127096711 gene encoding uncharacterized protein LOC127096711 isoform X2: MEDHSAEPLVEPIDFVDVFTTDKKFSTRDSLLEWVRGEAMKLGFVIVTTRSDNGSDRRRQSIVLGCERGGVYKKSKKQLNHQDTKSKKCECPFRLRGYFLSSGVWKVNVVCGKHNHEMTENLQGHPIASRLNVEEKKLVYEMINNMVLPKDILMTLKKRRPDNVTTIKHIYNACRRYKKSKKEEADAVVKEEADVVVKEEHPEISIKEEMEAIQAWFDSADYDTKIYIKDRLRQIAFPETTSPYPSLENGNGNLPAFPETTSPCPSLENGNGNPPAFPETTSPCASLENGNGNLLAFPETTSPCPSLENGNGNPPAFPETTSPCPSLDPGNGNLPAFLEKPSLCPSLDLGNGNPPLAYDFETLLM; this comes from the exons ATGGAGGATCACTCTGCTGAACCACTTGTCGAGCCtattgattttgttgatgttTTTACTACTGATAAAAAATTCAGCACTCGAGATAGCTTGTTGGAATGGGTTCGAGGTGAAGCAATGAAGTTAGGGTTTGTTATTGTTACCACAAGGTCTGATAATGGGTCAGATAGAAGAAGACAGTCAATTGTACTTGGATGTGAAAGAGGTGGTGTttataaaaaatccaaaaagCAATTGAACCACCAAGACACAAAATCTAAAAAATGTGAGTGTCCATTTAGATTGCGGGGTTATTTTTTAAGCTCTGGTGTATGGAAGGTTAATGTAGTGTGTGGAAAACACAATCATGAGATGACCGAAAATTTACAAGGTCATCCTATTGCAAGTCGTCTAAATGTGGAAGAAAAGAAACTTGTTTATGAGATGATAAATAACATGGTCCTTCCAAAAGATATTCTTATGACTTTAAAAAAACGAAGGCCCGATAATGTGACTACTATCAAACATATTTATAATGCTTGTCGCAGATATAAAAAGTCTAAAAAAGAAGAAGCTGATGCCGTCGTCAAAGAAGAAGCTGATGTCGTCGTTAAAGAAGAGCATCCAGAAATATCTATTAAGGAAGAAATGGAAGCAATTCAG GCTTGGTTTGACAGTGCTGATTACGATACAAAGATATATATTAAAGATCGGCTGCGTCAAATAGCCTTTCCAGAGACGACTTCACCGTATCCATCTCTAGAGAATGGTAATGGAAACCTACCAGCCTTTCCAGAGACGACTTCACCATGTCCATCTCTAGAGAATGGTAATGGAAAC CCACCAGCCTTTCCAGAGACGACTTCACCGTGTGCATCTCTAGAGAATGGTAATGGAAACCTACTAGCCTTTCCAGAGACGACTTCACCGTGTCCATCTCTAGAGAATGGTAATGGAAATCCACCAGCCTTTCCAGAAACGACTTCACCGTGTCCATCTCTAGACCCAGGTAATGGAAACCTACCAGCCTTTCTAGAAAAGCCGTCACTTTGTCCATCTCTAGACTTGGGTAATGGAAACCCTCCACTTGCTTATGATTTTGAAACTTTGTTAATGTGA
- the LOC127096711 gene encoding uncharacterized protein LOC127096711 isoform X3 produces MEDHSAEPLVEPIDFVDVFTTDKKFSTRDSLLEWVRGEAMKLGFVIVTTRSDNGSDRRRQSIVLGCERGGVYKKSKKQLNHQDTKSKKCECPFRLRGYFLSSGVWKVNVVCGKHNHEMTENLQGHPIASRLNVEEKKLVYEMINNMVLPKDILMTLKKRRPDNVTTIKHIYNACRRYKKSKKEEADAVVKEEADVVVKEEHPEISIKEEMEAIQAWFDSADYDTKIYIKDRLRQIAFPETTSPYPSLENGNGNLPAFPETTSPCPSLENGNGNLLAFPETTSPCPSLENGNGNPPAFPETTSPCPSLDPGNGNLPAFLEKPSLCPSLDLGNGNPPLAYDFETLLM; encoded by the exons ATGGAGGATCACTCTGCTGAACCACTTGTCGAGCCtattgattttgttgatgttTTTACTACTGATAAAAAATTCAGCACTCGAGATAGCTTGTTGGAATGGGTTCGAGGTGAAGCAATGAAGTTAGGGTTTGTTATTGTTACCACAAGGTCTGATAATGGGTCAGATAGAAGAAGACAGTCAATTGTACTTGGATGTGAAAGAGGTGGTGTttataaaaaatccaaaaagCAATTGAACCACCAAGACACAAAATCTAAAAAATGTGAGTGTCCATTTAGATTGCGGGGTTATTTTTTAAGCTCTGGTGTATGGAAGGTTAATGTAGTGTGTGGAAAACACAATCATGAGATGACCGAAAATTTACAAGGTCATCCTATTGCAAGTCGTCTAAATGTGGAAGAAAAGAAACTTGTTTATGAGATGATAAATAACATGGTCCTTCCAAAAGATATTCTTATGACTTTAAAAAAACGAAGGCCCGATAATGTGACTACTATCAAACATATTTATAATGCTTGTCGCAGATATAAAAAGTCTAAAAAAGAAGAAGCTGATGCCGTCGTCAAAGAAGAAGCTGATGTCGTCGTTAAAGAAGAGCATCCAGAAATATCTATTAAGGAAGAAATGGAAGCAATTCAG GCTTGGTTTGACAGTGCTGATTACGATACAAAGATATATATTAAAGATCGGCTGCGTCAAATAGCCTTTCCAGAGACGACTTCACCGTATCCATCTCTAGAGAATGGTAATGGAAACCTACCAGCCTTTCCAGAGACGACTTCACCATGTCCATCTCTAGAGAATGGTAATGGAAAC CTACTAGCCTTTCCAGAGACGACTTCACCGTGTCCATCTCTAGAGAATGGTAATGGAAATCCACCAGCCTTTCCAGAAACGACTTCACCGTGTCCATCTCTAGACCCAGGTAATGGAAACCTACCAGCCTTTCTAGAAAAGCCGTCACTTTGTCCATCTCTAGACTTGGGTAATGGAAACCCTCCACTTGCTTATGATTTTGAAACTTTGTTAATGTGA
- the LOC127096711 gene encoding uncharacterized protein LOC127096711 isoform X1 — MEDHSAEPLVEPIDFVDVFTTDKKFSTRDSLLEWVRGEAMKLGFVIVTTRSDNGSDRRRQSIVLGCERGGVYKKSKKQLNHQDTKSKKCECPFRLRGYFLSSGVWKVNVVCGKHNHEMTENLQGHPIASRLNVEEKKLVYEMINNMVLPKDILMTLKKRRPDNVTTIKHIYNACRRYKKSKKEEADAVVKEEADVVVKEEHPEISIKEEMEAIQAWFDSADYDTKIYIKDRLRQIAFPETTSPYPSLENGNGNLPAFPETTSPCPSLENGNGNLPAFPETTSPCPSLENGKGNPPAFPETTSPCASLENGNGNLLAFPETTSPCPSLENGNGNPPAFPETTSPCPSLDPGNGNLPAFLEKPSLCPSLDLGNGNPPLAYDFETLLM, encoded by the exons ATGGAGGATCACTCTGCTGAACCACTTGTCGAGCCtattgattttgttgatgttTTTACTACTGATAAAAAATTCAGCACTCGAGATAGCTTGTTGGAATGGGTTCGAGGTGAAGCAATGAAGTTAGGGTTTGTTATTGTTACCACAAGGTCTGATAATGGGTCAGATAGAAGAAGACAGTCAATTGTACTTGGATGTGAAAGAGGTGGTGTttataaaaaatccaaaaagCAATTGAACCACCAAGACACAAAATCTAAAAAATGTGAGTGTCCATTTAGATTGCGGGGTTATTTTTTAAGCTCTGGTGTATGGAAGGTTAATGTAGTGTGTGGAAAACACAATCATGAGATGACCGAAAATTTACAAGGTCATCCTATTGCAAGTCGTCTAAATGTGGAAGAAAAGAAACTTGTTTATGAGATGATAAATAACATGGTCCTTCCAAAAGATATTCTTATGACTTTAAAAAAACGAAGGCCCGATAATGTGACTACTATCAAACATATTTATAATGCTTGTCGCAGATATAAAAAGTCTAAAAAAGAAGAAGCTGATGCCGTCGTCAAAGAAGAAGCTGATGTCGTCGTTAAAGAAGAGCATCCAGAAATATCTATTAAGGAAGAAATGGAAGCAATTCAG GCTTGGTTTGACAGTGCTGATTACGATACAAAGATATATATTAAAGATCGGCTGCGTCAAATAGCCTTTCCAGAGACGACTTCACCGTATCCATCTCTAGAGAATGGTAATGGAAACCTACCAGCCTTTCCAGAGACGACTTCACCATGTCCATCTCTAGAGAATGGTAATGGAAACCTACCAGCCTTTCCAGAGACGACTTCACCGTGTCCATCTCTAGAGAATGGTAAGGGAAACCCACCAGCCTTTCCAGAGACGACTTCACCGTGTGCATCTCTAGAGAATGGTAATGGAAACCTACTAGCCTTTCCAGAGACGACTTCACCGTGTCCATCTCTAGAGAATGGTAATGGAAATCCACCAGCCTTTCCAGAAACGACTTCACCGTGTCCATCTCTAGACCCAGGTAATGGAAACCTACCAGCCTTTCTAGAAAAGCCGTCACTTTGTCCATCTCTAGACTTGGGTAATGGAAACCCTCCACTTGCTTATGATTTTGAAACTTTGTTAATGTGA
- the LOC127097258 gene encoding LOW QUALITY PROTEIN: ACT domain-containing protein ACR2-like (The sequence of the model RefSeq protein was modified relative to this genomic sequence to represent the inferred CDS: substituted 2 bases at 2 genomic stop codons) produces the protein MSKDCSYPYFDPDFDTHSERIYGPLCQVSIDNERMEDCTVVKVNRVNKHGVLLLDMVMVLTDMNFQIIKSFTSSDALWCMDVFHVRDEYGNKLTDQKVNDYFDQVLQIIQYXIKKYAXNIEIIRKGVQEYFTVIEITIQDYPSLFFEIFTALVDLCCNIVEAHACSYNTMLTCVAYISDQSNNSSIDDPSRLTIIKDRLTTVLRGTTNSNIGSININIPSVKISKLLGFKGTVTCTIERRLHQVMVLEANLEMENEKRMVRVESCDRRGYLIVNVEFKDRPRLMFDVVCTLTDLEYAIFHASTISRGGCAFHVYTFIHIVYIKSYMFP, from the exons ATGAGCAAAGATTGTTCTTACCCTTACTTTGATCCAGATTTTGATACTCACTCTGAAAGAATATATGGCCCGCT TTGCCAAGTTAGCATCGACAATGAAAGAATGGAAGATTGCACAGTTGTTAAGGTTAATAGGGTTAACAAGCATGGTGTTCTTCTACTAGACATGGTAATGGTTTTGACAGATATGAACTTTCAAATCATCAAAAGTTTTACTTCATCTGATGCTCTTTGGTGCATGGATG TATTTCATGTTAGAGATGAATATGGCAACAAATTAACCGACCAGAAAGTCAATGATTACTTCGACCAGGTACTACAAATAATtcaatattaaataaaaaaatatgcTTAGAAT ATTGAAATCATCCGCAAGGGAGTGCAAGAATACTTCACAGTCATTGAAATTACAATACAAGACTATCCTAGCTTATTTTTCGAGATCTTTACCGCCCTCGTCGATCTCTGTTGCAACATTGTTGAAGCTCATGCATGCAGCTACAATACTATGTTAACATGTGTTGCTTACATCTCAGACCAATCCAATAATTCCTCCATCGACGACCCTTCTCGCTTAACTATCATTAAGGACCGTCTTACGACCGTCCTTCGGGGAACCACCAATTCTAACATTGGTAGCATCAACATCAACATCCCTAGTGTTAAGATTTCAAAGCTTCTTGGATTCAAAGGTACCGTGACATGCACTATTGAAAGGAGGTTGCACCAAGTTATGGTTTTGGAAGCAAATTTAGAGATGGAAAATGAGAAGAGGATGGTGAGAGTTGAAAGTTGTGACCGAAGGGGTTATTTAATAGTGAATGTTGAGTTTAAGGATCGTCCTAGACTCATGTTTGATGTTGTTTGTACCTTAACTGACCTCGAATATGCCATTTTTCATGCTTCCACCATTTCTCGTGGTGGTTGTGCATTCCATGTATATACTTTTATTCATATTGTGTATATAAAATCTTATATGTTTCCTTAA